The genomic segment ATGCTGGATTTATGAGTACAATTTTAATCATTGATGATGAACGCGCCATCAGAAGTTCTCTACGTGATATCTTGGAATACGAAGATTACACGATTTTAGACGTTGACAATGGTCGCGACGGATTAGATATTTTAAAAAAGGAAAAAGTTGACTTAGTTCTTTGTGACATAAAGATGAATGCGATGGACGGCATGGAAGTCCTTGCAGAAGCACATCAGAGCAGTCCGGATATTCCTTTTATCATGATTTCGGGACATGGAACCATAGAAACCGCAGTGGAAGCGGCAAAGAAGGGGGCTTTTGATTTTTTGGAGAAGCCATTGGATCTGAACAGATTGCTCATCACGGTCCGAAATGCGCTGGATAAGAGTTCGCTGGTGACGGAGACCAAAGTACTTAAACGTAAGGTCAGCAGTTCGAAAACGAAGGACATTTTGGGAGAATCGGGTGCGATCAAGCGTATCAAGGAAACTATAGACCGGGTCGCTCCAACAGAAGCAAGAGTATTGATTACAGGGGCCAATGGTTCAGGAAAAGAACTTGTGGCTCGCTGGCTTCATGAAAAATCAAACCGTGCGCAAGGCCCTCTGGTCGAAGTCAACTGTGCTGCGATTCCTTCTGAACTGATCGAATCAGAGCTTTTTGGGCATGAAAAAGGATCCTTCACATCGGCTATCAAACAGCGTATAGGTAAATTTGAACAGGCGAATGGCGGTACACTCTTTTTAGATGAAATCGGCGATATGAGCCTTTCTGCTCAAGCCAAAGTGCTACGTGCTTTACAGGAACATAAAATCACGCGCGTTGGTGGCGACAAGGAAATCGATGTCAATGTACGCGTCGTTGCGGCAACGAATAAAGATCTACTGAAAGAAATTGAAGAAGGCAACTTCAGAATGGACTTATACCACCGTCTTTCCGTAATCTTGATTCATGTACCTTCTTTGGTGGAGCGGACGGAAGATATTCCCTTGCTTTCAACGAGTTTTTGTGAGGAGATATGTATGGAGTATGGCATTCCGGTCAAAGAAATTACTGCCGCTGCAATGAAAGAATTGAGCCAGTTACCATGGACCGGAAATATCCGTGAACTGCGGAATATGATTGAAAGATTGATCATCCTAAGTGATAGATCCATTACGGATAAAGATGTCGTCGCATTTGCCAATCCTTCCCGCGAACCCGTGAATGGAATTGCCCATGAAAAAGGGATCATTAACTATGGTTTGGATATGGATTCATTTGATTCGTTTCAAGATTACAAGGACCACGCTGAAAAAGAGTTCATAAAATATAAGCTGGAAAAAAATAACTGGAATGTTTCTAAGACAGCAGATGACCTGGACATACAGCGCAGCCATTTGTATAGCAAAATTGAAAAATTCGGTTTAAAGAGAGATTAAAAAAGTAAGGGCCCCCAAGCAGGCCCTCACTTTTTAATGTTATATCGCAACAGCGCTTTGGCTAATAGTATACTATATAGCCGTTGACTAGCGTTTTATCGTAGTATTGATTTTACATTAGCAACTGTGATTTCAGTATAGTTCTGGATGTATATATCACTAGGAGGAAGCTCGTCTCTCTTGTGTGTAGAAAGTACCGCGACTACTTTCATTCCGGCATTCTGAGCCGCTGTGATGCCTGAAAAGGAATCTTCGAATACAATACACTGCTTAATGGGGATTCCCAGATTTTCTGCCGATTTCAAATAAACTTCGGGATGAGGTTTGTGTAATTTTACATCCTCACTACTCAATGTCGAAGAAAATAACGAACGGATATTCAGCTCGTCCAGAATTAGATCCATGTTCTCTTTCGGAGCGGAGGTCGCCACAGCAAGTTTAAATCCGCTATCTTTTAACTGGCCCAGAAACTCAATGAGACCTTTTATAGGGGCTACATGGTCTTTATAAATCACCCTGAACAGCTGCTCTTTTTCAAATTCGAGCGTACGTAGCTCTTCCGGGGAAATTGGGCGTTTAAAAAAATGCTGCATAATATAGCTGTTGTGCTTGCCATACATATGCTGCTCAAACTCTTCTTCGGTTGCCTGCTCAATATTATGGTTTTTAAAGAAAGCTCTAAAAGCTTCTGCATGAAAGGGATTTGTGTGACTGATCACACCATCCATGTCAAAAATCGCTGCGTATTCTGTCATCTGGCTAATATACAATTATTGCTGTATTTGATCGATCGGAGACTTTCATTTTCACGTAAATATTTATTGGATTATAACGTTGTGAGGTTATATCGCCCCCTATCTGAGCTGCTCACGTCCTTATGGAACTGGAAAAAGTCTTCGTACTGATCAGCAGAATAACTTCCCTCGAACAGCTCGAGCTTTCTATAAGTAACCAGTTTGTTTCCGGTGATCTCCGATCTAAATTCATATTTTCCAAAAGGTTTTTCGATAAGCTTTCGTTCTGGATTTATTGTTTTTGCGATATTGTCAGGCAATGTTATGCAGATACTGTCGACGTCAACAAAGCCACGTTCGATATGGATTTCCTCCGTTCGGTTTTTGTTTTCCGAAATATTGGACTGCATATTGAATATATTGGGCTGAATCAGCAGCTTATGACCATTTTTTACAGCATAGTTCTTAATAAATAGCGTGAGGTTTTCTTCGATGAAGGGATTGATGTCCTTATGTTCGACGTAGTTTACCTGATCGAAATTTATATTATCAATGTTGTAATATTGGGCGAGCAATTTCGTTTTTTCGTTATTGCTTGCCAGAAGTATGCTCATATGATTTTCATACTGCGCGCCGTAAAACTTTGTTTTTAAAGTGCCTTTTAAGCTACCGTCCTCAAGGAGCGTCAAGTCAGCGTAACGGAGCTGTAAATTGTCGGCATTGCTGTATTTGGGGGTATGCAAAAGCAGGCCACCGTTTTCGGTACAGGCGATCACATCTCTGTCGTCCGTAAAGGTGCTTAAGAAGCCAAAGGGAAGGTTCTGACTCGTACACTCTAACCAAGTGGTATCATTCTTAAAAGGTATGCAGAGAATTGCGTGGTTGCCGTCCTGAACGTTCGCAAATGTTTTATGAAAGTTCTCCTTGTGCTTACCCGCTTCAACCATACAATAATAGGATGGAATGTTTACTGCTGCCAACATACTCTGCATATAGTTTACCAAGGCTTTACAATCGCCATATCCTAGGCGATCGACTTCAGAAGCAGGAAAAGGTTCAAGTCCGCCGATTCCAATCTGGATACTAATATACCGTGTATTCTTCTGTAAATAATCGTATAAGATTCTCGCTTTTTCTTTATCTGTCGAAGCGTTTTTCGTGAGCGAGATAAATTTCTGCCTGGAGGATTCCGTAAGGTCTTGTTTTTTACTCAATAATTTGGATGATATCCAGTCGCCGTATTCTTTCCAGTTTGTGAAATTGCCTTCCTTGCCGTAATAAATAAAACTCTTGGGGACGATCAGTACATTTGCTCTTTTTAAATCAGGGTTGGGGCTATACGATTCTTCCTTTTTTGCGGGAATCTGCTCTACTAGCCATTTTTTGCTGATTGTTTTATCGGTCTTTTCTTCGTTAATATGCCCTTTATAGTTTCTCGATTCGATCCGGAATTCATCCGCGAGCGGTGCGATGAATTGAAAGCTGCTTTTTTCAACAGATACGTTGTTGGCGATTTCGGGGCTCCAGGAAGGGAGAACGAGATTTTGTTTATGCCGTACTTCGTACTGATATTCTATGGTATAGGGATAGCTATGATGATCTGGGATATAGAGTTTTATTCTTGAATCAGCAAACATCGTACTATTATCTACAGCGCTGTGATCTTTAAAGTCCTTGCTAGATATCTTTTTTTGCAAGATGCCCATATCGTTATAGATAGCACCCTTTACGCTTTTTATCTCACTTGATTTATTATAGTGTAGCGGTATTGCTGCATAGTAATCTCCATTTTGGTTGTAGACAGTAACGGCACGTGTGACCGTTTCGATCACTTGTTCCCGAGATTTGACTTCTACAACAGTTTTGTCATTGCGCACTGTGGCGACAGCACGGCTTTTTAGGACAGCAGGTATTTTGGCAATGTCATAATCTTCCTGGCCAGTTGTCACAAGCGGTATAAGGAAGTATACTAAACTGAAAAATGCGGTTTTCATTTGGCTAATCTAAAATCTATTTTTTGTTGTTGTATAATTCGGGAATATAGTTCTTTTAAAGAGAAGTACTCGTCTACCGAAAATACTGGTTTATTGAATGCAAGCATGCTTACAATTTCCAGGTTTTTACCATTCAATTGGCTGATATACTTATATCTAGCCGCTGATTCAGGCAGTGCTAGTGATACATTCTGGGGTTTGTCCGCCAGCTGATAGTGCTGGGGT from the Sphingobacterium thalpophilum genome contains:
- a CDS encoding sigma-54-dependent transcriptional regulator; the encoded protein is MSTILIIDDERAIRSSLRDILEYEDYTILDVDNGRDGLDILKKEKVDLVLCDIKMNAMDGMEVLAEAHQSSPDIPFIMISGHGTIETAVEAAKKGAFDFLEKPLDLNRLLITVRNALDKSSLVTETKVLKRKVSSSKTKDILGESGAIKRIKETIDRVAPTEARVLITGANGSGKELVARWLHEKSNRAQGPLVEVNCAAIPSELIESELFGHEKGSFTSAIKQRIGKFEQANGGTLFLDEIGDMSLSAQAKVLRALQEHKITRVGGDKEIDVNVRVVAATNKDLLKEIEEGNFRMDLYHRLSVILIHVPSLVERTEDIPLLSTSFCEEICMEYGIPVKEITAAAMKELSQLPWTGNIRELRNMIERLIILSDRSITDKDVVAFANPSREPVNGIAHEKGIINYGLDMDSFDSFQDYKDHAEKEFIKYKLEKNNWNVSKTADDLDIQRSHLYSKIEKFGLKRD
- a CDS encoding HAD family hydrolase, translated to MTEYAAIFDMDGVISHTNPFHAEAFRAFFKNHNIEQATEEEFEQHMYGKHNSYIMQHFFKRPISPEELRTLEFEKEQLFRVIYKDHVAPIKGLIEFLGQLKDSGFKLAVATSAPKENMDLILDELNIRSLFSSTLSSEDVKLHKPHPEVYLKSAENLGIPIKQCIVFEDSFSGITAAQNAGMKVVAVLSTHKRDELPPSDIYIQNYTEITVANVKSILR
- a CDS encoding DUF3857 domain-containing transglutaminase family protein, giving the protein MKTAFFSLVYFLIPLVTTGQEDYDIAKIPAVLKSRAVATVRNDKTVVEVKSREQVIETVTRAVTVYNQNGDYYAAIPLHYNKSSEIKSVKGAIYNDMGILQKKISSKDFKDHSAVDNSTMFADSRIKLYIPDHHSYPYTIEYQYEVRHKQNLVLPSWSPEIANNVSVEKSSFQFIAPLADEFRIESRNYKGHINEEKTDKTISKKWLVEQIPAKKEESYSPNPDLKRANVLIVPKSFIYYGKEGNFTNWKEYGDWISSKLLSKKQDLTESSRQKFISLTKNASTDKEKARILYDYLQKNTRYISIQIGIGGLEPFPASEVDRLGYGDCKALVNYMQSMLAAVNIPSYYCMVEAGKHKENFHKTFANVQDGNHAILCIPFKNDTTWLECTSQNLPFGFLSTFTDDRDVIACTENGGLLLHTPKYSNADNLQLRYADLTLLEDGSLKGTLKTKFYGAQYENHMSILLASNNEKTKLLAQYYNIDNINFDQVNYVEHKDINPFIEENLTLFIKNYAVKNGHKLLIQPNIFNMQSNISENKNRTEEIHIERGFVDVDSICITLPDNIAKTINPERKLIEKPFGKYEFRSEITGNKLVTYRKLELFEGSYSADQYEDFFQFHKDVSSSDRGRYNLTTL